In Oscillatoria acuminata PCC 6304, a single window of DNA contains:
- a CDS encoding radical SAM protein, with protein sequence MNATQTFSSVYGPVSSWRYGRSLGIDPIGSISTCSFNCVYCQLGEIEQKTGDRAIYIPTAQILDELEAFAPWNVDVITLSGSGEPTLALNLREILQGIASRTHRPTLVLTNGTTLGDPEVRNALAIADCVSIKLDALSEQRFQGVNRPIHGVHLAEIWAGIERFCQDYPGKIGIQTMLLSPWDAQTKAEYIRRMRGLRVDEIQLNTPTRPKPVNRQLDGRGNHQPQEYRPYPVQILQCLNPEVLQNLAREIAEATGIAVRSAPA encoded by the coding sequence ATGAACGCAACTCAAACCTTTTCTTCCGTCTATGGACCCGTCTCCTCTTGGCGGTATGGCCGATCGCTGGGAATTGACCCCATTGGCAGTATTTCGACTTGTTCCTTTAATTGTGTTTACTGCCAACTGGGAGAAATTGAACAGAAAACTGGCGATCGGGCTATCTATATTCCCACAGCACAAATTCTGGATGAACTTGAAGCCTTTGCACCTTGGAATGTCGATGTGATTACCCTCAGTGGCAGTGGGGAACCGACGTTAGCCTTGAATTTAAGGGAAATTTTGCAGGGAATCGCCAGTCGCACCCATCGTCCCACGTTAGTGCTGACCAATGGCACCACCTTGGGGGATCCGGAAGTTCGGAATGCCTTGGCGATCGCTGATTGCGTTTCCATTAAACTCGATGCCCTATCCGAACAGCGATTCCAAGGGGTAAACCGCCCCATTCATGGGGTCCACTTGGCAGAGATTTGGGCCGGAATTGAGCGCTTTTGTCAGGACTATCCCGGAAAAATCGGGATTCAAACCATGCTATTGTCCCCCTGGGATGCCCAGACGAAAGCTGAATATATTCGCCGGATGCGAGGCTTGAGAGTGGATGAAATTCAACTCAATACTCCTACTCGTCCCAAACCCGTCAACCGGCAACTGGATGGACGGGGAAATCATCAACCCCAGGAATATCGGCCCTATCCGGTGCAGATTTTACAATGTCTCAATCCCGAAGTTTTACAAAACTTAGCCCGGGAGATTGCTGAGGCGACGGGAATTGCGGTGCGATCTGCCCCGGCGTAA